A window from Mus caroli chromosome 2, CAROLI_EIJ_v1.1, whole genome shotgun sequence encodes these proteins:
- the Gfi1b gene encoding zinc finger protein Gfi-1b isoform X1: protein MPRSFLVKSKKAHTYHQPRAQGDELVWPPAIIPVAKEHSQSASPLLSTPLPSQTLDWNTVKQEREMLLIQSLPKMASAPEGPLVTPQPQDGESPLSESPPFYKPSFSWDTLASSYSHSYTQTPSTMQSAFLERSVRLYGSPLVPSTESPLDFRLRYSPGMDTYHCVKCNKVFSTPHGLEVHVRRSHSGTRPFACDVCGKTFGHAVSLEQHTHVHSQGVPAGSSPTPSLAVPGLEAPPAPDPPRPRFLRQERSFECRMCGKAFKRSSTLSTHLLIHSDTRPYPCQFCGKRFHQKSDMKKHTYIHTGEKPHKCQVCGKAFSQSSNLITHSRKHTGFKPFSCELCTKGFQRKVDLRRHRESQHNLK, encoded by the exons ATGCCACGGTCCTTTCTAGTGAAGAGTAAGAAGGCACACACTTACCACCAGCCCCGGGCACAGGGTGATGAGCTGGTCTGGCCTCCTGCCATAATTCCTG TGGCAAAAGAGCATAGCCAGAGTGCCAGCCCTCTTCTCAGCACACCGCTTCCAAGCCAGACCTTGGACTGGAACACAGTCAAACAGGAGCGGGAGATGTTGCTGATCCAGAGCCTTCCCAAGATGGCCTCAGCCCCAG AGGGGCCTCTCGTGACACCCCAACCCCAGGATGGGGAATCACCACTCTCTGAGTCACCCCCTTTCTACAAGCCCAGCTTCTCCTGGGATACGCTGGCCTCCTCctacagccacagctacacacagACCCCCTCCACCATGCAGTCCGCCTTCCTGGAGCGCTCCGTGAGGCTGTACGGCAGCCCCCTCGTGCCCAGCACTGAGTCTCCCTTGGACTTCCGCCTCCGCTACTCTCCAGGCATGGACACTTACCACTGTGTCAAGTGCAACAAG GTGTTCTCTACCCCTCATGGGCTAGAAGTGCATGTCCGCCGCTCTCACAGCGGAACCCGGCCCTTTGCCTGTGATGTCTGTGGCAAAACCTTTGGCCACGCTGTGAGCTTGGAGCAGCATACTCACGTCCACTCACAG GGCGTCCCAGCCGGGTCCAGTCCTACGCCCAGCTTGGCTGTCCCGGGCCTCGAGGCCCCACCTGCACCTGACCCCCCAAGGCCTCGTTTCCTCCGGCAGGAGCGTAGCTTCGAGTGCCGGATGTGTGGCAAAGCCTTCAAGCGCTCATCCACCCTGTCCACCCACCTGCTCATCCACTCGGACACTCGGCCCTACCCCTGCCAGTTTTGTGGGAAGCGCTTCCACCAGAAGTCGGACATGAAGAAACACACCTACATCCACACAG GTGAGAAGCCCCACAAGTGCCAGgtgtgtgggaaagccttcagccAGAGCTCCAACCTCATCACCCACAGCCGCAAGCACACAGGCTTCAAGCCGTTCAGCTGTGAGCTGTGCACCAAGGGCTTCCAGCGCAAGGTGGACCTGCGACGTCACCGTGAGAGTCAACACAATCTCAAGTGA
- the Gfi1b gene encoding zinc finger protein Gfi-1b isoform X3, whose product MPRSFLVKSKKAHTYHQPRAQGDELVWPPAIIPVAKEHSQSASPLLSTPLPSQTLDWNTVKQEREMLLIQSLPKMASAPEGPLVTPQPQDGESPLSESPPFYKPSFSWDTLASSYSHSYTQTPSTMQSAFLERSVRLYGSPLVPSTESPLDFRLRYSPGMDTYHCVKCNKERSFECRMCGKAFKRSSTLSTHLLIHSDTRPYPCQFCGKRFHQKSDMKKHTYIHTGEKPHKCQVCGKAFSQSSNLITHSRKHTGFKPFSCELCTKGFQRKVDLRRHRESQHNLK is encoded by the exons ATGCCACGGTCCTTTCTAGTGAAGAGTAAGAAGGCACACACTTACCACCAGCCCCGGGCACAGGGTGATGAGCTGGTCTGGCCTCCTGCCATAATTCCTG TGGCAAAAGAGCATAGCCAGAGTGCCAGCCCTCTTCTCAGCACACCGCTTCCAAGCCAGACCTTGGACTGGAACACAGTCAAACAGGAGCGGGAGATGTTGCTGATCCAGAGCCTTCCCAAGATGGCCTCAGCCCCAG AGGGGCCTCTCGTGACACCCCAACCCCAGGATGGGGAATCACCACTCTCTGAGTCACCCCCTTTCTACAAGCCCAGCTTCTCCTGGGATACGCTGGCCTCCTCctacagccacagctacacacagACCCCCTCCACCATGCAGTCCGCCTTCCTGGAGCGCTCCGTGAGGCTGTACGGCAGCCCCCTCGTGCCCAGCACTGAGTCTCCCTTGGACTTCCGCCTCCGCTACTCTCCAGGCATGGACACTTACCACTGTGTCAAGTGCAACAAG GAGCGTAGCTTCGAGTGCCGGATGTGTGGCAAAGCCTTCAAGCGCTCATCCACCCTGTCCACCCACCTGCTCATCCACTCGGACACTCGGCCCTACCCCTGCCAGTTTTGTGGGAAGCGCTTCCACCAGAAGTCGGACATGAAGAAACACACCTACATCCACACAG GTGAGAAGCCCCACAAGTGCCAGgtgtgtgggaaagccttcagccAGAGCTCCAACCTCATCACCCACAGCCGCAAGCACACAGGCTTCAAGCCGTTCAGCTGTGAGCTGTGCACCAAGGGCTTCCAGCGCAAGGTGGACCTGCGACGTCACCGTGAGAGTCAACACAATCTCAAGTGA
- the Gfi1b gene encoding zinc finger protein Gfi-1b isoform X2 yields the protein MPRSFLVKSKKAHTYHQPRAQGDELVWPPAIIPVAKEHSQSASPLLSTPLPSQTLDWNTVKQEREMLLIQSLPKMASAPEGPLVTPQPQDGESPLSESPPFYKPSFSWDTLASSYSHSYTQTPSTMQSAFLERSVRLYGSPLVPSTESPLDFRLRYSPGMDTYHCVKCNKVFSTPHGLEVHVRRSHSGTRPFACDVCGKTFGHAVSLEQHTHVHSQERSFECRMCGKAFKRSSTLSTHLLIHSDTRPYPCQFCGKRFHQKSDMKKHTYIHTGEKPHKCQVCGKAFSQSSNLITHSRKHTGFKPFSCELCTKGFQRKVDLRRHRESQHNLK from the exons ATGCCACGGTCCTTTCTAGTGAAGAGTAAGAAGGCACACACTTACCACCAGCCCCGGGCACAGGGTGATGAGCTGGTCTGGCCTCCTGCCATAATTCCTG TGGCAAAAGAGCATAGCCAGAGTGCCAGCCCTCTTCTCAGCACACCGCTTCCAAGCCAGACCTTGGACTGGAACACAGTCAAACAGGAGCGGGAGATGTTGCTGATCCAGAGCCTTCCCAAGATGGCCTCAGCCCCAG AGGGGCCTCTCGTGACACCCCAACCCCAGGATGGGGAATCACCACTCTCTGAGTCACCCCCTTTCTACAAGCCCAGCTTCTCCTGGGATACGCTGGCCTCCTCctacagccacagctacacacagACCCCCTCCACCATGCAGTCCGCCTTCCTGGAGCGCTCCGTGAGGCTGTACGGCAGCCCCCTCGTGCCCAGCACTGAGTCTCCCTTGGACTTCCGCCTCCGCTACTCTCCAGGCATGGACACTTACCACTGTGTCAAGTGCAACAAG GTGTTCTCTACCCCTCATGGGCTAGAAGTGCATGTCCGCCGCTCTCACAGCGGAACCCGGCCCTTTGCCTGTGATGTCTGTGGCAAAACCTTTGGCCACGCTGTGAGCTTGGAGCAGCATACTCACGTCCACTCACAG GAGCGTAGCTTCGAGTGCCGGATGTGTGGCAAAGCCTTCAAGCGCTCATCCACCCTGTCCACCCACCTGCTCATCCACTCGGACACTCGGCCCTACCCCTGCCAGTTTTGTGGGAAGCGCTTCCACCAGAAGTCGGACATGAAGAAACACACCTACATCCACACAG GTGAGAAGCCCCACAAGTGCCAGgtgtgtgggaaagccttcagccAGAGCTCCAACCTCATCACCCACAGCCGCAAGCACACAGGCTTCAAGCCGTTCAGCTGTGAGCTGTGCACCAAGGGCTTCCAGCGCAAGGTGGACCTGCGACGTCACCGTGAGAGTCAACACAATCTCAAGTGA